Proteins co-encoded in one Actinomadura luteofluorescens genomic window:
- a CDS encoding histone-like nucleoid-structuring protein Lsr2, with protein MAQQVKVHLVDDISGGDAVETVSFSLDGKSYEIDLNKKNAAKLRKVIEPYREHARKARRVAARGAARTAGSRERSAEIRRWARSAGIPVNDRGRIPADVIQKFESAH; from the coding sequence ATGGCGCAGCAGGTCAAGGTTCACCTGGTCGACGACATCAGCGGCGGGGATGCGGTGGAAACCGTGTCGTTCTCGCTGGACGGTAAGTCCTATGAGATCGACCTGAACAAGAAGAACGCCGCCAAACTGCGCAAGGTCATCGAGCCTTACCGGGAGCACGCGCGCAAGGCGCGCCGGGTCGCGGCGAGGGGCGCCGCGCGCACGGCGGGCAGCCGCGAGCGCAGCGCCGAGATCCGCCGGTGGGCGAGGTCGGCGGGGATTCCGGTCAACGACCGCGGGCGCATTCCCGCCGACGTGATCCAGAAGTTCGAGTCCGCGCACTGA
- a CDS encoding ATP-binding protein: MPPPRSHVLQGLLGALLLAQGEPLRTERLTRLVWADRAEMTSRESVHVGISRLRKWLRQLGGGPSIDYEDGYRLAVPGDDLDLHRFRALIERARAVEDPERRAAVLVSALRLRRGPVLTGMEYLDRADVLLRSVEQHVREAVMDLATAAQHVGDPEPAIAAVRALAGDLPFDEPLHAALIDLLAAGGQPAEALNVYRRLGERLADELGVEPSSQVQDAYLRVLDRDRPFAALPEPDAVSRAAVPVPAQLPPGIPDFTGRSDEAALIAESLTRPANGRARTVAVTTIAGMGGIGKTALAVHVAHLLTDAFPDGQLYANLNGDADTRPEPSEVLDRFLRALGVSGSGVPPAPAERAALFRSRVAGRRVLLVLDGALNEEQVRPLLPGSPGTAVLVTSRNRLTGLEGATLLDLEVLSPPQAVDLLTRVIGPRRVAAEPEGAVEIVRLCGHIPLAVRIAAGRLAGRPNWTLAHLAEVLRDERGRLDELSVGDLAVRASFRMSYRPLPPATRRAFRMIGLLDAPDFTLWTVAALLGVPLNEARPHLERLIDAQLVNVAGTDATGGLRHRMHELIRLYARECAEAEDAPRQRTAALARALGAWLWLAENAAERIPGPAYASMHGTAPRWPLSPATAARLLADPLQWFAAELPALTAAARQACDLKLDELAWDLAASLEKFCDIRGAYDDWRHTHERALRLCRAARNKRGEAVLLRGLLEVITWTSEGRTKPAMVVMRETAERLLRLFTELGDDRGMADALIQISWGLVAQGAKEEALATATRALRLAEPSGYLGGQARALQVQAVAHGEEDPLRALPCLERALEIAERLGNPRLKATVVQFLGVGHAFAGDLGTGQDMLNRSITMARELDDRYLETFSLVYLARLFTAIGDVRARPTADLALAYSRAGNFGHHLADALAVLGELNLAAGDTAAAVGCLEESVDVWRTRGWLPFLARTLRRLGDAYAAAGDHDAAAAVRAEADDLTGKVSHQTSRQ; encoded by the coding sequence GTGCCGCCGCCGCGGTCCCACGTCCTGCAGGGGCTGCTCGGAGCGCTGCTGCTGGCCCAGGGCGAGCCCCTGCGGACCGAGCGGCTCACGCGGCTGGTGTGGGCCGACCGCGCCGAGATGACGAGCCGGGAGTCGGTGCACGTCGGGATCTCCCGGCTGCGCAAGTGGCTCCGGCAGCTCGGCGGCGGGCCGTCGATCGACTACGAGGACGGCTACCGCCTGGCGGTCCCCGGCGACGATCTCGACCTGCACCGCTTCCGTGCGCTGATCGAACGGGCCCGCGCGGTGGAGGACCCGGAGCGGCGCGCCGCCGTGCTCGTGTCCGCCCTGCGGCTGCGGCGCGGGCCCGTCCTCACGGGGATGGAGTACCTCGACCGCGCCGACGTCCTGCTGCGCTCGGTCGAGCAGCACGTGCGCGAGGCGGTGATGGACCTGGCCACCGCGGCCCAGCACGTCGGCGACCCCGAGCCCGCGATCGCCGCCGTGCGCGCCCTCGCCGGCGACCTGCCCTTCGACGAGCCGCTGCACGCGGCCCTCATCGACCTGCTCGCCGCCGGCGGGCAGCCCGCCGAGGCGCTGAACGTCTACCGGCGGCTCGGCGAGCGGCTCGCCGACGAGCTCGGCGTCGAGCCGAGCAGCCAGGTCCAGGACGCCTACCTGCGCGTCCTCGACCGCGACCGGCCGTTCGCCGCCCTGCCGGAGCCGGACGCCGTCTCCCGTGCCGCCGTCCCGGTCCCGGCGCAGCTGCCGCCCGGCATCCCCGACTTCACCGGCCGCTCCGACGAGGCGGCGCTCATCGCCGAGAGCCTGACGCGCCCGGCGAACGGGCGGGCCCGGACGGTGGCGGTCACCACGATCGCGGGCATGGGCGGCATCGGCAAGACGGCCCTCGCCGTGCACGTGGCGCACCTGCTGACCGACGCGTTCCCCGACGGCCAGCTCTACGCGAACCTGAACGGCGACGCCGACACCCGGCCCGAGCCCTCGGAGGTCCTCGACCGGTTCCTGCGCGCGCTCGGGGTGAGCGGCTCGGGCGTCCCGCCGGCCCCGGCGGAGCGCGCCGCCCTGTTCCGCAGCCGGGTCGCCGGGCGCAGGGTGCTCCTCGTCCTCGACGGGGCCCTGAACGAGGAGCAGGTGCGGCCCCTGTTACCGGGCTCCCCCGGCACGGCCGTGCTCGTCACCAGCCGCAACCGCCTCACCGGGCTGGAGGGCGCGACGCTGCTGGACCTGGAGGTCCTGTCGCCGCCGCAGGCCGTCGACCTGCTCACCCGCGTCATCGGCCCGCGCCGCGTCGCGGCCGAGCCCGAGGGCGCGGTGGAGATCGTGCGGCTGTGCGGGCACATCCCGCTGGCCGTCCGCATCGCCGCGGGGCGGCTGGCCGGGCGCCCGAACTGGACCCTGGCCCACCTCGCCGAGGTGCTGCGCGACGAGCGCGGCCGGCTGGACGAGCTGTCGGTCGGCGACCTGGCGGTCCGGGCGAGCTTCCGGATGAGCTACCGGCCGCTGCCGCCCGCGACCCGGCGGGCGTTCCGGATGATCGGGCTGCTGGACGCCCCGGACTTCACCCTGTGGACGGTCGCCGCGCTCCTCGGCGTCCCGCTGAACGAGGCGCGCCCGCACCTGGAGCGGCTCATCGACGCCCAGCTCGTCAACGTGGCCGGCACCGACGCCACCGGCGGACTGCGGCACCGCATGCACGAGCTCATCCGGCTGTACGCGCGCGAGTGCGCGGAGGCGGAGGACGCCCCCCGCCAGCGCACCGCCGCCCTCGCCCGGGCCCTCGGGGCCTGGCTGTGGCTCGCCGAGAACGCGGCCGAGCGCATCCCCGGCCCGGCCTACGCCTCCATGCACGGGACCGCGCCGCGCTGGCCCCTCTCCCCCGCCACCGCCGCGCGCCTGCTCGCCGACCCGCTCCAGTGGTTCGCCGCCGAACTGCCGGCGCTGACGGCCGCGGCCCGGCAGGCGTGCGACCTCAAGCTCGACGAGCTGGCCTGGGACCTCGCCGCCTCCCTGGAGAAGTTCTGCGACATCCGGGGGGCCTACGACGACTGGAGGCACACCCACGAGCGGGCGCTGCGGCTCTGCCGGGCGGCGCGCAACAAGCGGGGCGAGGCCGTCCTGCTGCGGGGGCTCCTGGAGGTCATCACCTGGACGTCGGAGGGCCGGACCAAGCCCGCGATGGTGGTGATGCGGGAGACGGCGGAACGGCTCCTGCGGCTGTTCACCGAGCTGGGCGACGACCGCGGCATGGCCGACGCCCTCATCCAGATCAGCTGGGGCCTGGTCGCCCAGGGCGCCAAGGAGGAGGCCCTCGCCACGGCGACGCGGGCCCTGCGGCTCGCCGAGCCGTCCGGCTACCTGGGCGGGCAGGCGCGGGCGCTCCAGGTCCAGGCGGTGGCGCACGGCGAGGAGGACCCGCTGCGCGCCCTGCCCTGCCTGGAACGCGCCCTGGAGATCGCCGAGCGGCTCGGCAACCCCCGGCTCAAGGCCACGGTCGTCCAGTTCCTCGGGGTGGGCCACGCCTTCGCGGGCGACCTCGGCACCGGGCAGGACATGCTCAACCGGTCGATCACGATGGCCCGCGAGCTGGACGACCGCTACCTGGAGACGTTCTCCCTCGTCTACCTCGCGAGGCTGTTCACCGCGATCGGGGACGTGCGGGCCAGGCCCACCGCCGACCTCGCCCTCGCCTACAGCCGGGCGGGCAACTTCGGGCACCACCTCGCCGACGCCCTCGCCGTCCTCGGCGAGCTGAACCTGGCCGCGGGCGACACCGCCGCCGCCGTCGGCTGCCTGGAGGAGTCCGTGGACGTCTGGCGCACCCGGGGCTGGCTCCCGTTCCTCGCGCGGACGCTGCGCCGGCTGGGCGACGCCTACGCCGCCGCGGGCGACCACGACGCCGCGGCGGCCGTGCGGGCGGAGGCCGACGACCTGACGGGAAAAGTTTCCCATCAAACCAGTAGGCAATAA
- the fabG gene encoding 3-oxoacyl-ACP reductase FabG, translating into MTRSVLVTGGNRGLGLAIARAFAAAGDAVAVTHRGSGAPDGLLGVKCDVTDSSQVARAFEEIKEAHGPVEVLVSNAGITDDALLLRMREESFTRVIDTNLTGAYRVARAAVSDMIRARHGRMIFISSVAGTKGVPGQANYAASKAGLIGLARALARELAARGVTSNVIAPGLLDTDMTSELTDRYKQQILDEVPLGRTATLDEIAAAAVWLASADAASVTGQVITIDGGGSLGH; encoded by the coding sequence ATGACCCGTTCCGTACTCGTCACCGGCGGGAACCGCGGCCTCGGCCTGGCGATCGCCCGCGCGTTCGCCGCCGCCGGCGACGCGGTCGCGGTGACCCACCGCGGCTCCGGCGCCCCGGACGGGCTGCTCGGCGTCAAGTGCGACGTCACCGACTCCAGCCAGGTCGCCCGGGCGTTCGAGGAGATCAAGGAGGCGCACGGGCCGGTCGAGGTCCTGGTCTCCAACGCGGGGATCACCGACGACGCGCTGCTGCTGCGGATGCGGGAGGAATCGTTCACCCGCGTGATCGACACCAATCTCACCGGGGCGTACCGGGTGGCCAGGGCCGCGGTCTCGGACATGATCCGCGCACGGCACGGAAGGATGATCTTCATTTCCTCGGTGGCCGGCACCAAGGGCGTGCCCGGCCAGGCCAACTACGCCGCCAGCAAGGCGGGCCTGATCGGGCTCGCCCGGGCCCTGGCCCGCGAGCTGGCCGCCCGCGGCGTCACCTCGAACGTGATCGCGCCCGGGCTGCTGGACACCGACATGACCAGTGAGCTCACCGACCGCTACAAGCAGCAGATCCTCGACGAGGTCCCGCTCGGGCGCACCGCCACGCTCGACGAGATCGCGGCCGCCGCGGTCTGGCTCGCCTCCGCGGACGCCGCGTCGGTGACCGGCCAGGTGATCACCATCGACGGGGGAGGCAGCCTGGGGCACTGA
- a CDS encoding helix-turn-helix transcriptional regulator produces MHLSVHDQKQVVHLLATARHEILSLVPAWPAPLRNAYLRRRTTTRPRSRIVVSRSCRLQAATGQGPSEIRLGGTLPAFLLVVDRRTALVRRNGPYLAPAIVQPAEIDRLVALFESHWEQAFPIAPVQARPMSELQLNVLRKLAAGMTDQAAANALKISPRTVQRQVHDAMQQLGARSRLELGICLAATDLV; encoded by the coding sequence ATGCACCTTTCGGTACATGATCAAAAGCAGGTCGTACATCTGCTCGCGACGGCCCGGCACGAGATCCTCTCGCTCGTCCCGGCATGGCCGGCCCCACTGCGGAACGCCTACCTGCGCCGCCGCACCACCACCCGCCCCCGCTCCCGCATCGTCGTCTCCCGCTCCTGCCGCCTCCAGGCGGCCACCGGGCAGGGACCGTCCGAGATCCGGCTCGGCGGCACCCTGCCGGCCTTCCTCCTCGTGGTCGACCGCCGCACCGCCCTGGTCAGGCGCAACGGCCCCTACCTCGCTCCCGCGATCGTCCAGCCCGCCGAGATCGACCGGCTGGTCGCCCTCTTCGAGAGCCACTGGGAGCAGGCGTTCCCCATCGCCCCCGTCCAGGCGCGGCCGATGAGCGAACTCCAGCTCAACGTCCTACGCAAACTGGCCGCGGGCATGACCGACCAGGCGGCCGCCAACGCCCTGAAGATCTCGCCGCGCACCGTCCAGCGCCAGGTGCACGACGCGATGCAGCAACTCGGCGCGCGCAGCCGCCTGGAACTCGGCATCTGCCTGGCCGCGACCGACCTGGTCTGA
- a CDS encoding MFS transporter, whose amino-acid sequence MEISYKRGSAPARPAPADTVPRHWIIAYFLATLAMWAGLLAAAQILLPAQLAALDPSRQVWHLGLITALGAGAAIVSSPVAGALSDRTASRLGRRRPWVLGSALVCSAALFALPFQTSVAGVGVCWVLVHGAANAMCAALCAAIPDRVPVARRGLVSGIAGLAMPVGLVVGTMLVSAIPTWAGYALMGGLTITLALPYVLLQEHSPGLDGRLDGPALPVSGPRPPRRSPKAFAAGLYVSPRRHPDFAWTLSGRFLTQLSISLATLYLLYFLRDEVRVDDPAGGVALLSLLYTAGVVAASLIAGRRSDRTGRRKPFVIVASLLMAGSLTCMALVPLWPAALASAAVLGAGHGAYLAIDQALVTEVLPRDRDRAKDLGLITAAGSGAVAVAPLVAAGTLLAGGFSALFTAGAGLAVAGGLAIRPVRSVR is encoded by the coding sequence ATGGAGATCTCCTATAAACGAGGATCCGCCCCTGCCCGCCCAGCGCCCGCCGACACCGTCCCCCGCCATTGGATCATCGCCTATTTCCTGGCGACGCTCGCCATGTGGGCCGGGCTGCTGGCCGCGGCGCAGATCCTGCTGCCCGCCCAGCTCGCGGCGCTCGACCCGTCCCGCCAGGTCTGGCACCTCGGCCTGATCACCGCCCTCGGCGCCGGCGCCGCCATCGTCTCCTCCCCCGTCGCCGGCGCCCTGTCGGACCGCACCGCCTCGCGCCTGGGGAGGCGGCGGCCCTGGGTGCTCGGCTCCGCCCTGGTCTGCTCCGCGGCCCTGTTCGCGCTGCCGTTCCAGACGTCGGTTGCCGGCGTCGGCGTGTGCTGGGTCCTCGTGCACGGCGCCGCGAACGCGATGTGCGCGGCCCTGTGCGCCGCCATCCCCGACCGCGTCCCGGTGGCCCGGCGCGGCCTGGTCTCCGGCATCGCGGGGCTCGCGATGCCGGTCGGGCTCGTCGTCGGGACGATGCTCGTCTCGGCGATCCCCACCTGGGCCGGTTACGCGCTCATGGGCGGGCTGACGATCACGCTGGCCCTCCCGTACGTCCTGCTCCAGGAGCACTCGCCCGGCCTTGACGGACGGCTTGACGGGCCCGCGCTCCCGGTCTCCGGACCGCGCCCCCCGCGCCGGTCGCCCAAGGCCTTCGCGGCCGGCCTGTACGTCAGCCCGCGGCGCCATCCCGACTTCGCCTGGACGCTGTCAGGGCGGTTCCTCACCCAGCTGTCGATCTCCCTCGCCACGCTGTACCTGCTCTACTTCCTGCGCGACGAGGTGCGCGTGGACGATCCCGCCGGGGGCGTGGCGCTGCTCAGCCTGCTCTACACGGCGGGGGTCGTCGCCGCGAGCCTCATCGCAGGGCGCCGATCCGACCGCACGGGACGGCGCAAACCGTTCGTCATCGTCGCCTCCCTCCTCATGGCCGGGTCGCTGACCTGCATGGCGCTGGTCCCCCTCTGGCCCGCGGCGCTGGCGTCGGCGGCCGTCCTCGGCGCCGGGCACGGCGCCTACCTCGCCATCGACCAGGCCCTGGTCACCGAGGTGCTGCCCCGCGACCGGGACCGTGCCAAGGACCTCGGCCTCATCACCGCGGCGGGCAGCGGCGCGGTCGCCGTGGCCCCGCTCGTGGCCGCCGGGACGCTGCTCGCGGGCGGCTTCTCCGCGCTCTTCACGGCCGGCGCCGGCCTCGCCGTCGCCGGCGGCCTGGCCATCCGGCCGGTCAGATCCGTCCGCTGA